From Deltaproteobacteria bacterium HGW-Deltaproteobacteria-18, the proteins below share one genomic window:
- a CDS encoding heterodisulfide reductase subunit A yields MASNSILVIGGGFAGLTAALEAAEIGHEVFIIEKTPFLGGRVMQLNKYFPKLCPPSCGLEIQYQRIKNNPNVKFFTLAEVTKVDGTVGNYEVTVQIKPRYAGPSSPDLSDLCDDLSTEVVNDYEFGLATRKPVYMDAPFAFPQRYVVDKASLSDSDKSKVQKCDYLDLTEEEKSITLSVGSIIIATGWKPYDVTNLSNLGAGAVKNCISNMQMERLASPYGPTNGKILRPSDGRVPTKIAFVQCAGSRDENHLHYCSYICCMASLKQAQYVREQYPDAEVTIYYIDLRTPGRYDNFAKKILADEKIFAVKGKVAAVEQDKAGDDVWVTVEDAVTCSKSVERFDLVVLATGMQPSLAGASLPVDVPVDAEGFIVGGEEKGIFAAGCAKQPLDVMKSAQSATGAAMKAIQTVRGR; encoded by the coding sequence ATGGCTAGCAACAGCATACTTGTCATCGGTGGTGGCTTCGCAGGACTCACCGCCGCCCTCGAGGCCGCTGAGATCGGTCATGAGGTCTTCATCATCGAGAAGACCCCATTTCTGGGTGGACGTGTTATGCAGCTGAACAAATATTTCCCGAAGCTGTGTCCACCTTCATGCGGTTTGGAAATTCAGTATCAGCGGATCAAGAACAACCCCAATGTGAAGTTTTTTACCCTGGCCGAAGTGACCAAGGTAGACGGCACCGTTGGAAATTACGAGGTTACGGTACAGATCAAACCGCGCTACGCTGGCCCCAGCAGCCCTGATCTTTCCGATTTGTGCGACGATCTTTCCACGGAAGTTGTCAACGACTACGAGTTCGGTTTGGCTACGCGCAAACCCGTTTACATGGATGCGCCTTTTGCCTTCCCGCAGCGTTATGTTGTGGACAAGGCCAGCTTGAGCGACTCTGACAAGAGCAAAGTCCAGAAATGCGACTATCTTGATCTGACAGAGGAAGAAAAGAGCATCACCTTGAGCGTTGGCTCCATCATTATCGCTACAGGATGGAAGCCTTATGATGTGACGAATCTGTCAAATCTGGGCGCGGGCGCGGTCAAAAACTGCATTTCCAACATGCAGATGGAACGCCTTGCATCACCTTACGGTCCGACGAACGGCAAGATTCTTCGGCCTTCCGACGGCCGTGTGCCCACAAAGATCGCTTTCGTGCAGTGCGCTGGCTCTCGCGACGAGAACCATCTCCATTATTGTTCCTATATTTGCTGCATGGCTTCCTTGAAGCAGGCACAATATGTTCGTGAACAGTATCCTGACGCTGAAGTGACAATCTATTACATTGATCTGCGGACTCCTGGCCGCTACGACAATTTCGCCAAGAAGATTCTGGCAGATGAAAAGATCTTTGCCGTCAAAGGCAAGGTCGCTGCTGTCGAACAGGACAAAGCAGGCGATGACGTGTGGGTTACCGTGGAAGATGCGGTGACGTGCTCCAAGTCTGTCGAACGTTTCGATCTCGTGGTTCTGGCCACAGGAATGCAGCCCAGCCTGGCCGGCGCTTCCCTGCCTGTAGATGTCCCGGTTGATGCCGAAGGGTTCATCGTTGGAGGGGAGGAAAAAGGTATTTTTGCCGCGGGCTGTGCCAAACAACCTCTGGACGTTATGAAGTCGGCCCAGTCTGCCACCGGGGCAGCGATGAAAGCGATCCAGACGGTGAGAGGGAGGTAG
- the aprA gene encoding adenylyl-sulfate reductase subunit alpha, translating into MPQIPVKDVIKGLACAEPELVEIDTDILMVGGGMGNCGTAFEAVRWADKVGGDIKILMVDKAAVDRGGAVAQGLSAINTYIGENDVDDYVRMVRTDLMGIVREDLIYDLGRHVDDSVHLFEEWGLPCWVKKDGKNLDGAQAKKEGMSLRTGAAPVRSGRWQIMINGESYKVIVAEAAKNALGSDRYLERIFIVKLLLDANTPNRIAGAVGFSVRENKVYVIKANAMSVACGGAVNVYRPRSTGEGLGRAWYPVWNAGSTYTMCAQVGAEMTMMENRFVPARFKDGYGPVGAWFLLFKAKATNAKGEDYCVTNRAMLKPYEDRGYAKGHIIPTCLRNHMMLREMREGRGPIYMDTATALQTTFKDLSKAEQKHLESEAWEDFLDMCVGQANLWAAMNIKPEERGSEIMPTEPYLLGSHSGCCGIWVSGPNEPWVPEEYKVKADNGKVYNRMTTVNGLWTCADGVGASGHKFSSGSHAEGRIVGKQMVRWVVDHKDFKPTLAVSAADLKKEIYEPWYTYEQFKGASTDPVVNPNYISPNNFMMRLIKCTDEYGGGCATLYTTSDRLLDTGFALLDMLEEDSKKLAARDLHELLRCWEQYHRLWTVRLHMQHIRFRQESRYPGFYYRADFMGLDDAKWKCFVNSKFDPATGETEIFKKHYYQIIPV; encoded by the coding sequence ATGCCTCAGATTCCTGTTAAAGACGTGATCAAGGGCCTTGCCTGCGCAGAGCCCGAACTCGTTGAGATTGATACCGACATTCTTATGGTCGGTGGTGGTATGGGTAACTGCGGAACTGCCTTTGAGGCAGTGCGCTGGGCCGACAAAGTTGGCGGCGACATCAAGATTCTCATGGTTGACAAGGCTGCTGTCGATCGCGGCGGCGCGGTTGCTCAGGGTCTTTCCGCCATCAACACTTATATCGGCGAAAATGATGTCGACGACTATGTCCGCATGGTCCGCACCGACCTCATGGGTATTGTTCGCGAAGACTTGATCTACGATCTTGGCCGCCACGTGGATGACTCCGTTCATCTGTTCGAAGAATGGGGCCTGCCTTGCTGGGTCAAGAAAGACGGCAAGAACCTGGACGGCGCTCAGGCCAAGAAAGAGGGCATGTCCCTGCGCACCGGCGCGGCCCCTGTCCGTTCCGGCCGTTGGCAGATCATGATCAACGGTGAGTCCTACAAGGTCATCGTTGCTGAAGCCGCAAAGAACGCCCTTGGTTCCGATCGTTACTTGGAGCGTATTTTCATCGTTAAGCTGCTGCTTGACGCCAATACGCCCAACCGTATCGCCGGTGCTGTCGGTTTCTCGGTTCGCGAAAACAAAGTGTACGTCATCAAAGCCAACGCCATGTCCGTTGCATGCGGCGGCGCTGTCAACGTTTACCGTCCCCGCTCCACTGGTGAAGGCCTTGGTCGCGCATGGTACCCCGTATGGAATGCTGGTTCCACCTACACCATGTGTGCTCAGGTTGGCGCTGAAATGACCATGATGGAAAACCGCTTCGTACCTGCCCGTTTCAAAGACGGTTACGGTCCGGTCGGCGCATGGTTCCTGCTTTTCAAGGCCAAAGCCACCAACGCCAAGGGTGAAGACTACTGTGTCACCAACCGCGCCATGCTGAAGCCTTACGAAGATCGCGGTTACGCCAAGGGTCACATCATTCCGACCTGTCTGCGCAACCACATGATGCTTCGCGAAATGCGCGAAGGTCGCGGCCCCATCTACATGGACACCGCCACCGCCCTGCAGACCACCTTCAAGGATCTGTCCAAGGCCGAGCAGAAGCATCTTGAGTCCGAAGCTTGGGAAGACTTCCTGGATATGTGCGTTGGTCAGGCCAACCTCTGGGCCGCCATGAACATCAAGCCCGAAGAGCGCGGTTCCGAAATCATGCCCACTGAGCCTTACCTGCTCGGTTCGCATTCCGGTTGCTGCGGTATCTGGGTTTCCGGTCCGAACGAGCCTTGGGTTCCCGAAGAGTACAAGGTCAAGGCTGACAACGGCAAGGTGTACAACCGCATGACCACCGTAAACGGTCTGTGGACTTGTGCTGACGGCGTTGGCGCTTCCGGCCATAAGTTCTCCTCCGGTTCTCACGCTGAAGGCCGCATCGTTGGTAAGCAGATGGTCCGTTGGGTTGTGGATCACAAGGATTTCAAGCCCACGCTGGCTGTTTCCGCTGCAGATCTGAAGAAGGAAATCTACGAGCCTTGGTACACCTACGAGCAGTTCAAGGGCGCTTCCACTGACCCGGTAGTCAACCCGAACTACATCTCCCCCAACAACTTCATGATGCGCCTCATCAAGTGCACCGATGAATACGGCGGAGGTTGCGCTACCCTGTATACCACTTCCGACAGACTGCTCGACACAGGCTTTGCTCTGCTCGACATGCTGGAAGAAGACTCCAAGAAACTGGCGGCTCGCGACCTGCACGAATTGCTTCGTTGCTGGGAGCAGTATCACAGACTGTGGACCGTTCGTCTGCACATGCAGCACATTCGTTTCCGTCAGGAAAGCCGTTACCCCGGTTTCTACTATCGCGCAGACTTCATGGGTCTGGACGATGCCAAGTGGAAGTGCTTTGTTAACTCCAAGTTCGACCCGGCCACTGGCGAAACCGAGATCTTCAAGAAACATTACTACCAGATCATCCCTGTCTAG